A genomic window from Enoplosus armatus isolate fEnoArm2 chromosome 20, fEnoArm2.hap1, whole genome shotgun sequence includes:
- the LOC139303111 gene encoding microfibril-associated glycoprotein 4-like, translated as FLTELSCFSLQQLRVVLAVLLPVAAYQSALPTDCSDVYRAGSGLDGVYTIYPAGPTSPVQVYCDMSMDNINDSAEKWTVIQRRQDGTVNFYMKWDHYKTGFGSAAGEYWLGLETMHLLTQAKNYELRVDMEDFEGQRVFADYSSFSVGPETDGYKLNLGSFTKGAAGDSLGIHNGQKFTTTDKDQDTHGSNCARLAYGGFWYQACFGANPNGIYTWGSSPRIAGVHWTSFKGLEYSLKTMIMKIRPVAA; from the exons TTTTTGACAGAattatcttgtttttctctgcaacaGCTCAGAGTTGTGCTAGCAGTGCTGCTGCCAGTAGCAGCTTATCAGTCCGCTCTGCCTACAGACTGTAGTGATGTCTACAGAGCCGGCTCAGGCCTGGACGGGGTGTACACCATCTACCCAGCAGGCCCCACCTCTCCTGTGCAGGTCTACTGTGACATGAGCATGGACAACATCAACGATTCTGCAGAAAAGTGGACG GTCATTCAGAGGAGACAAGACGGCACCGTGAACTTCTACATGAAGTGGGATCACTACAAAACTGGATTTGGCAGCGCTGCTGGAGAGTACTGGCTGG GCCTGGAGACGATGCACCTGCTGACCCAGGCCAAGAACTACGAGCTGAGGGTGGACATGGAAGACTTTGAGGGCCAGAGGGTCTTTGCCGATTATTCTTCCTTCTCTGTTGGTCCAGAGACGGACGGATACAAGCTAAACCTGGGAAGTTTCACCAAGGGAGCGGCAG GAGATTCTTTAGGAATTCACAACGGACAGAAATTCACCACCACTGACAAAGATCAAGATACTCATGGCTCAAACTGTGCCAGGCTGGCCTATGGAGGATTCTGGTATCAAGCGTGCTTTGGGGCTAACCCCAACGGGATCTACACCTGGGGATCTTCACCCCGTATAGCTGGTGTACACTGGACGTCTTTCAAAGGGCTTGAATACTCCCTAAAAACCATGATAATGAAGATCAGACCAGTTGCTGCATAA